DNA sequence from the Dreissena polymorpha isolate Duluth1 chromosome 3, UMN_Dpol_1.0, whole genome shotgun sequence genome:
ttattctgaATTTTTAAGCatgtgttaataaaaataacacaaaacaccaatatcccaatttaagtcaaaacgtcAAGATTTTTCCCAAACCAAAAGGCCTGGTTCTTTCATAAAATTGTGGAAAAACACTGGTTAATCACACTAAACTTTCATAGTTTAATACCCTCAATGTGTCATAAAGAAATGATTTTTGATTGACCAGTTTTcagatatgtttaaaaaaatattatttcagcaCTTGAGTAGTTTTGACTTACTATCCACCTGTTTTCAGTTTCTCACAGAATTGACAAAGATGTTTCAGAAGTCGAGAACATCAGGATCAGTCTCATTAACCATGAAACGATGTAAGTACATCCCGTAACATGGTTTCTATAATTGTATCCTTTTGAAtagtatgtttttgattttactTCATTGGTGTAATTAGAACTTAAAAATAATGGAATGATTGACAAACCAGTTTTTATTTCCTTGCTGTGTATCGTAATTACTcttcaggccttttccgccctatgccacgggtccgaaattcggccccattcccaatgcaaatctggttgttttttttcccaattgaaaaaaaatattcccaattgaaaaaaaaaaaaaaaaattttttttttttttttttttacccttaaaatatataagttgacctgatccggtgtagaaaatagaaagtattgcataattaaattatctgttgccttgaatttgttttaaaaactgtaaaatatgttaatgattatttaagactttccttattttcctcaaaatccggcgcttcgcaccaATTTTTTCACCTCataaaaggccaagccttttcaccaaattaagattaaaaaacctgcacttatcacacatgttcataatattttgtaaaattttaataataagttatccaaatagtcgttatttaccagttaatggcttctttgaaatataagaaacactatttatatgcaataatttttcccaattgagccaattttgcgaataatttttttcccaaaatgggctttttcacgacgcgaaattcccaaaattccagtgtggcgttttcccaaaattgagcggaaaaagcctgctcttaagttttcggacactcaaagttttcagacacccccttttttagccaaaataattatttttcgtgatttCTGCCCTATTTTCACATATCTGGGACCCTTCaatcatggagttttacaaccggattaaaggggttatccaacagattttggcatgtattgaagcatgtcattaaatactttatattgattaatgtaaacatttgacctaaaattctccagtaaaataacaagaatacaatttaaaaaaaaaagaaaaaaagtaaccctcaacagggctcgaaccactgacccctggagtcctggagtaaagtcTCCCGcctaaaccactcgaccatccatgctcatgcttagagcggatgtattttttacttatataagcaatcctcgtagtttcccaaaatacaactacaacaacagaactttccaaattattcaattgtttcgcttcacacgacgctttataattttcaggttttcaaattgtcaaaagatgcatataattagtgctgcaacaatacgccaaaaaccgtattgcaatatattgtcagtttaaaaacctgtattgcaatatatcgcaatatattgctaacttgtaccaaaattataacttgccaattacccgataatcccataaattccaattttaaagcaaattctggtatatatttactgtaaatgtgctcaagaataataagaaacacaaacattcgcaaattttcttaagtatcaaatacatttttgcaattgttactatttaaagatgtgatgaaataacgtccaaccggagcgtttttcccactgaacacgcgtaattcagctgacgtgatgttcccgtttttatacaacacaaaatacacccatactttccatgcgacgttctacatgtctatataattttcgcgcgctttttattgagacaaaggataaagcactttttatttgacgctataattttttattgtcgcgttagcattcaaatttggaagggtgtttccgaaattcgaattacaaataatgctcaaatcagaatcgaacgaaacatttacagctgtgcgcaattaattcaacgataatctgttcaaaagcatcaaatgaatgctcccatgtaacaacgctactccgtataatacactttttagaatgctgtttttacgtaaaaaataatttacactgctttgttttgtttacctttttatcattatttcggatggcttttctggacaaaatgtgaatgaatttttgtaaaattttcgtaccggtatgatgaaaatcatatcgcaatacaatatgcggattgcgtattgcgatatataccgatataccggtatattgttgcagccctacatataatggatatttggtcagttttactatttcctcaaaaatataatatcaaaaacgaaattttgcgaatctgaaacaactttcgttaattttgtcaatttaccaatctgttggacggcccctttaaggtcataaaacctggcatagcATGCCCTGAgtgcaatggaccattacaattgcTTTATTTGGTAGATTACCATGTATAcctgaaataaacaattgtttcatcCTATCATAGACACTCAAATTTTGATGATTTCAGGACAGCAATCCTTCCTTAAACCTGttgaatattttttcatcaatCTATGATTATATTTGTGTTTCTTATATATGGACAATATCCCTTAAACATTACAGATGACGGTCACACCAAGCCAAAACCCAGGAAAGGCTCTCTCCCAGAACCTTCTGAGTACAAGTGTCTGGTGCGGGCAGTATGTGGAAACAAGAAACTTAGCACCGTGGTATGCTAGATATTTGTATGGGTTTTAGGCATGATTTGAAttgatttattatgctcccccaaaatttattttggggggagcatatagttgccgttcgtctgtccgtccgtccgtgcacaatttttgtccgggctatttctcagcaactaatcaccggaattcaatgaaactttatgggaagcttcactaccaagaggagatgtgcatattatcagcgggttctggtcggattatttttcacagagttatggccctttgaaattttctataaaaaattcttgtccccccaactactgtgccctcaagacgttaccttttatctgaatatatagtgcaatattgtgaccaaaaaaacctttggggagcatcacctgtctctgatggtttcttgttttatgTGTCTGGATAAATTAACAgccttaaaaaaggaaacaacaAATAACTAATCATCATTAGTCCCAGTGCTGAATTTTTGTATTTGTCAGTGAAAAAAGCTCTGTTCTACTATTGTAATGTACAGACATACCCTTAAACATGTAAGCTCTTTAACTCCAGGTGCAATAGTACATATATTAATATGGGCTGAGTTTATAAGATCAACTTGTGGAATGAGTAAGATTTATTACTTGATGAAATGCGGATACACCGCTAGCTAATGGCCATTAACAGTGTTGAGCAGTTCAATGGAATGCAATGTGTCCATAACCCAAAGTGTCAAAGTCTTGTCCTctaaatatcattaaaatatgctctCTATGGTCAACTGTGACATCCAATTAGCTGGATATATAGTAGGTGCAACTTAGCAACAAAAAGTTTAATTAGTGGTACCTACCCTGTCTTGTGGAAAAGTACCACAAATAGTGGTGCTTTCTATGTCAGTTTGACATAACTCCAGCTAAGCTGATAACAATTAACAAGTTTGAATTGATACTGCTGACAATAAATAATGTAATGTTGCACTTCTTTATTTCAATGGGGGTTCTCATTGTAAAATCACATTTTCCCATCCCTAATTCAGGATATATAAAGAATGTTTCATTGAGTATTTACTTCATGTGTGTTAATTTCTATTGAAGTCAGTTCCAAACACTTAAACCTGCTGCTTTTCATTACAGATAAACCAAAAAGatgtaaataaatttcaaatggtaagtatatattttgcattttttcaaaTTACTTTTGAAGGTACAGAGTGCAGTATCTATTTAACTTTATATAACCACTTGATTTTCTATACATTATTTGGACGTTGACATAAACAACACTAATAATAAATTGCCGTTTACACATAcactgtaaatatatttaaagaaaaaacaattatgatgcaaaatttatatataattagacAAACACCACTCAAATCAATTATTACACAGAAAATTGTTTAACCATATAATAAAGAAACGTCTTTGATGCCTGTCATAATTATTAATAAGAAACCTCCATCATGATAAGCATTTTTTAACTTTACAAACATTATTGAAACTGAAGTTCATAAAACTCATCATATAGCagtatttaagttaaaaatataacttataattttttttccaaatttataaaaatcacgtttaaaaaaatggattaatgaaactcaataaacattatcaggagagaaaAACATAAATGAGTGTTGTGGCATTGGTTTTGATGGCCGGTTTAACAATGCTGTTGCTATTTCTGTTATATtgatccaaaattattttttaccttttcaCTTAATGATAATAACATGGTTCATTTATAAGAATCGCATGTATAATGGTATATCATTATTACCAGCTTATGTGTTGTCGCCTATATAATAAGCATGATGAAGGCTCAACTCGTTAACAATATTTGAGGGATTTTCCACTGATGttgctttatattggtaatatattAACAAGACACTCTTGTCAAGACTCATTTATGGACTGTGAGTACATAATACCACAAATGCATTTATGtatcttttttatgcccccggtagggtggcatatagcagttgaactctccgtcagtcagtgtgtctgtccgtccgtccgaaaaaaacaaagtcaagggaagtaataagctttaaattgacatagttatctgacgtgcacacgtatatatttttgttaaataaatcaaagcggtgcagtaggcggcattgtgtttctgacaaacacattgtggtaaaaggtcaaggtcaaggtcatcctttacggtctacggtaaaaaatacagatttaagggaagtaataagctttaaaaagggagaaaattatttaatattgaatatagccactttatatatttggcatgcatgtgtatctcatggacctgcacattttgagtggtgaatctacagtcacggtagtggcttttaactatttgctactaaaaatagagatttgttacagacaattattgtcaagggaagtaatttatataattataaatctcatattatatatttccttaccaagaattgaagttcttttcacagttactgtacagatttattattttgattatttataacccaaatgattgatttgtcaaagttttttttaaatgatataattataatttctttgatattcattacatacctgtggacttatgtccatagatacatgatcaactctggctatgatttaTGAAAAAGGATCtctttcagagctccagataaggttttgtcttaaattactaccagattttcaaaaagaattcttaactctgaaattttattcttaacgttactactaagttttggaaaataattcttattttttcttaaatgacataaacataaataataatggttattttcatgcaaaaaaaaatcaaaataaacatactagcaactttatttttacgagttcaacagtgtcttttcagtattatacaattttatttttccaataccttcatatgcccaaactgtgtttagattgcatgcctcagatgaatttttacatatttttttgtgttaaagtttggacccgtcgtgtcgcgtttttgtttagcttttccgactgtgtcggcaactgaacatacaacatcgtataagatcttttctataatgtctttctaaacatttaacttcggctcactttgcgtacaatatgttaaaagcgtgtttttggacgctttgcagttttttaggacgctctctgggcgccgccattgttttttgacagatagaatgtatacgccgcttttattggaaaaaaatgtgctttgttaaacccgataaccattctatataagcaccgcaaagatctttaatacgcgaaaagaactcaataaaaatcgatacgaaccgatgtaaaaataatattcgtaacttgattttgtaatttttaatggtacaacaagattttaaaataaatacgtaacagacttgaaaataattcgtaattacgaaaatacgacccttatctggagctctgtcttttaaaccacaggccttagttgtcagtgatgtctgacatggtcaattgtcagtgatgtctgacatggtcataattgactgtgagaccctcccccccctcccccggttggattggacaaaattcaagggtagttataacctttaaagggagatgatttctatacctgccaaatgataaaaagaaattttatttcaatgcggcgcagtagggggcattgtgtttctgacaaacacatctcttgttttaactatattaatattttattatgtttatttgataTTAATAAAATACTAATAGATAAGAGGGAAAGTGGGCTGtggttaaaaatttatttttaagttttgtatattttacatattttctaAAGTTTTTGGTCCATCATCATAAAAAATTACACACATTTTCCTTGCAAGGTCCTCTACCATacttttaaatgttaacactTCACTTCACATAATGTATATGTGtcaaaaattgaaatatatgtaaagaTCATTTTTTCCTAacctttttgttttatttgttaaaaacttCATACAAATACAAATGATCTTGTGCCAAGATTATTGAAAGATTCTGTTCTATTGCATAAAATGGTGGCTTCCCTTATTCATAAATACTAGTTTGAAAAAAACACTACTAGTTTGAATCTTGTTTGGAAGCATTTTTCATCCAAAGAAAAATAAACTATTACTTATATATCTGTCAGATTATGCAGTGTATTGTGTGAAGTTATGGACGTTTTGTTATTTTACAGGCATATACAAACCTCTTGAAAGGAAACATGGATGGTTTGAAAAAGCGTGACAAGAAGTCTGGCAAGTCAAAAACGAAGGCTACCCAGTGAGGATTTGAAATGGAGAACCCAGTGGGAGGAACTTTCTTTGTGAACAAATAatgttcatttgtaaaaaaatgtccaAGTTGGATGTTGCCTTGGCAAGCAAGCTATGACTTTGGTCCGGTCTTATTTATAATTGCTTTAACAAATTATGATACACATGCAAAATGCAGAATATGTTGATAGAgctgttgttgtatttttgtagATAATACCTGTTTTgataagtattttgtatttacattattGACATGTGCCATTCTAAACGCCCTTCAAAATATAATAAGAGAAATTTACGAATATTAACATTGAAATTGGACTAACCTtggataaaaataatttatttaattggtatttaaaTTCAATATTAATGGAAACACCTTTTGGAGAATATATTACTGTTTGTACTTGTTATAATGTCAGTAATAGTAATGGTGAGTTTTCATCCATTTAGACATTTTAATCCTCTTTTTATTCAATCACGTATGCAAGATTTTTATGAAGAGTTCTGTTTTAAGGCACTTATCACCCTGATTGAACACCCCactaacaattataaaattacgcaatcttatttcttttaaattgatTTGTATAAAGTGTAAATTTAGTTGGTTTATGTAAATGGGAATGTGTAGGTGTTAATTGTTAGTATGAATAGCCATAAAATTGTTTGATGTTCATAAACAGTTCATCAAcaaaagcaaaatgttaaatttgttatGTGCATAGAAATATGcaatatattgttatatacaaaAAACACACTAGATATCTTTGATCTATGTCTATTAAATTTTTGCAGTATATACAATATTACATGTTTGGGTCATTTTATACATTTGAATAGTCTCGTCTAGGAAAATCGTTAATATGCTTGCCTTTTAAACGAGGATTTGATCGTTCTTAATACTACATACACGTACTTTtctttatatgacaaaaatatttaaaacttccCAAaatttggatgaatttatttgatGTCTACAGCGTCATAGGGCAATTAAATCGATTAACCTCGATCTATTGTCAAAGCCCGACATTTGTTGGTAGGACAGAA
Encoded proteins:
- the LOC127873102 gene encoding signal recognition particle 14 kDa protein-like, which produces MVLLENDTFLTELTKMFQKSRTSGSVSLTMKRYDGHTKPKPRKGSLPEPSEYKCLVRAVCGNKKLSTVINQKDVNKFQMAYTNLLKGNMDGLKKRDKKSGKSKTKATQ